The proteins below come from a single Vallitalea longa genomic window:
- a CDS encoding JAB domain-containing protein — protein MKNNKPYTNKFLKGLKTLTGVSYKKIENYAKNNNPLNILEHPKTVDLSEKQIQKIGLLNEFLASYNLLKNHDHEDKIKFTSPYQVANYFIPLLSGIKDKEKFMVAFLDNGNNIIETQTISEGTVSKAVIFPRELLKKAMNCDCSSMILAHNHPGGSTIPSKEDMTLTQGLVNIFTPLDIRILDHIIVAGTNYTSMEQKGLIPETCNGKASYEPIKVGKNISEENQEGYVQQEVFQEEEWELEI, from the coding sequence ATGAAAAATAATAAACCATATACAAACAAATTTCTAAAAGGTTTAAAAACATTGACTGGTGTTTCATATAAGAAGATAGAAAACTATGCAAAAAATAATAATCCATTAAATATATTAGAACATCCTAAAACAGTCGATTTAAGTGAAAAGCAAATACAGAAAATAGGGTTATTAAATGAATTTTTAGCTTCATATAACTTACTTAAAAATCATGACCATGAAGATAAAATAAAATTTACTTCACCATATCAAGTAGCTAATTATTTTATTCCTCTTTTAAGTGGTATAAAAGATAAAGAAAAATTCATGGTGGCCTTTTTAGATAATGGTAATAACATAATTGAGACTCAAACTATTTCAGAAGGAACAGTTTCTAAAGCAGTTATATTCCCAAGAGAATTATTAAAAAAAGCAATGAACTGTGATTGTAGTTCTATGATATTAGCTCACAATCATCCTGGTGGTTCTACAATACCATCTAAAGAAGATATGACGTTAACACAAGGTTTAGTTAATATATTTACACCTCTTGATATAAGAATTCTTGATCATATAATTGTTGCTGGAACAAATTATACATCAATGGAACAAAAAGGTTTAATACCAGAAACATGTAATGGCAAAGCAAGTTACGAACCAATTAAAGTAGGAAAAAATATATCTGAAGAAAATCAGGAAGGATATGTTCAACAAGAAGTTTTTCAAGAAGAGGAGTGGGAATTGGAAATATAG